The Bacillus spongiae genomic interval TAATAAAAAAAGCGAAAAAAGGAAATAAAGAGGCATTTGCTGATCTTCTCATTATACATAGTGAACAATTATATCGGACGGCATTCCTTTATGCGGGAAATCGTGAAGACGCGTTGGATATTGTGCAAGAAACTTCTTTTAAAGCATTTCAAGCAGTAGGACAATTGAAAAATCCGCACTATTTTTTAACGTGGCTTATAAAGATCTTAATCAATAGTGCTTATGATTTAAAAAGGAAACAAGGAAATATCATTCCGTTAGATGTTGTAGGAGAACTATCTAGCGATTTACAGGGAAGTTATGTTGACTATATTGATTTAGCTGATGCGATCCGCTCCCTACGAAGTACGTATCGAGACGCTGTTATTTTATTTTATTTTCACGACTTCCCGATTAAGGAAATCGCAAGCGTCATGGAAGTCCCGGAGAATACAGTTAAGACGTATCTTCAAAG includes:
- a CDS encoding sigma-70 family RNA polymerase sigma factor, which codes for MKHLSLIKKAKKGNKEAFADLLIIHSEQLYRTAFLYAGNREDALDIVQETSFKAFQAVGQLKNPHYFLTWLIKILINSAYDLKRKQGNIIPLDVVGELSSDLQGSYVDYIDLADAIRSLRSTYRDAVILFYFHDFPIKEIASVMEVPENTVKTYLQRGKKELKSRLEGVGKHGQRKVSTNI